In Falco cherrug isolate bFalChe1 chromosome 19, bFalChe1.pri, whole genome shotgun sequence, the genomic stretch GCCCCCCAAAAGTTTTGTGGATGAAGAAAACGGCTGCggagctgccccagctgagCACGGTTGgcgctctgctgctgctcagcacctcatCCAGCCGCTGGGATGGTGGCTGAGCCAGCGGGCAGCAGGGACGTGGTGGGCTCTGGCCTTGCGACGTGCAGCCACGGTGCTGAGCCCTTTGTGCCAACGCTGCTGTGTCCTGCCTCTTGCAGAAAAGGGACATCCAGCTGCTGAAGGCCTACATGCGCGCCATCCGCAGCGTCAACCCCAACCTGCAGAACCTGGAGGAGACCATCGAGTACAATGAAATCCTGGAGTACGTGCTGGTTCTCGCGCTGCTCggggaggagctggggggctTCCAGCTTCGTTGGGGTGGGATAGGCCGAGAGGGGGTGAAGTGCCTTCCGAGGCGGAGGCGCGGTTTGAGcagaaaatgctttgcagaagcGCAGGGGCAGGTAGTTGCGGGGTGTTTGTGCTGGGGAGCGGCGCGTGAGCTGCTTGCACGATGGCTTGGGAGCATTTTTAGTTTTCCACCTGCATCCTGCCCGGGAGCAGGAAGCTGCCAGattccttcctccttctgaGAAAGGCCGGAGGAAGCAGCTTCTCATCCCGTCCCTTCCGTGCGTAGCAGAGCTGAACACCGCAGCCGGGTCTTGTGGGGGTGAAACAGTGGAGGGAGGCGGGGAAAAGGAGGCAttccccatccagcctggctccCGAGCACGGAGCACTTCCCCGATTTTGGTGGGAGCCACCACACGGCACTGACCTCTTTGTCCCCGTGTCCGTCACCAGGTGGGTCAACTCCCTGCAACCGGCCCGGGTGACGCGGTGGGGCGGGATGATCTCCACGCCGGACGCGGTGCTGCAGGCCGTCATCAAGCGCTCGCTGGTGGAGAGCGGCTGCCCCACGTCCATCATCAACGAGCTGATCGAGAACGCTCACGAGCGGAACTGGCCGCAGGGGCTGGCCACGCTGGAGACGCGCCAGATGAACCGGCGGTACTACGAGAACTATGTGGCCAAGCGCATCCCCGGCAAGCAAGCCGTGGTGGTGATGGCCTGCGAAAACCAGCACATGGGCGAGGACATGGTGCTAGAGCCGGGACTGGTGATGATATTTGCACACGGAGTGGAGGAAATTTAAGGATTTGGGAAGAGCAACGCTTCGTGCTGAcgagggagaggagggggaaggtgCAGAGGTggaggctggggggagccgGTCAAAGCTGCTGTTCCCCCAGTCGCTGACGTGGTGTTTTTAGGGCGCTGCTCCCTCGAACCTCTCGCTTCCCAGCTGAAATGATTAAATGCCTCCGGTAAATACTCCTCACACACTCGGCCCAGCGGTGGGCACAC encodes the following:
- the RNF41 gene encoding E3 ubiquitin-protein ligase NRDP1 isoform X2; this translates as MRNMLSKLQITCDNAVFGCTAVVRLDNLMSHLNDCEHNPKRPVTCEQGCGLEMPKDELPNHNCIKHLRSVVQQQQTRIAELEKTSAEHKHQLAEQKRDIQLLKAYMRAIRSVNPNLQNLEETIEYNEILEWVNSLQPARVTRWGGMISTPDAVLQAVIKRSLVESGCPTSIINELIENAHERNWPQGLATLETRQMNRRYYENYVAKRIPGKQAVVVMACENQHMGEDMVLEPGLVMIFAHGVEEI